Proteins from one Impatiens glandulifera chromosome 2, dImpGla2.1, whole genome shotgun sequence genomic window:
- the LOC124927006 gene encoding probable methyltransferase At1g29790 gives MGSVSLKIGDGTARFKRATLCSSALNLMMLFSVLTTNLFALYAFTSSPKDQNPTHYQSHKNITIISEQVSLILREIDSSQKQLAQIEKDLIGYETVDLSEPNIPNELKLFLNRYTLPLGKDSRTGITEMVASVGHSCQKSMDFLSNFMNYKVNGLCPDDWSLAQKLILKGCEPLPRRRCFAKSIPKDLHPLPISFWKNVSDKSLSWSGLGCKNLECVNIKKLSKDCVGCFDLSNGIENQRYIKPRGKNDFPIEDVLSLKNGGIRTGLDLGGGSGTFAARMAEKNVTVVTSTLNIDAPFNEFIAARGLFPLYLSLDHRFPFYDNVFDLVHVGSGLDVGGRPEKMEFLMFDLDRVLRVGGLFWLDNFYCANEDNKRGLTRLIERFGYNKLKWVVGEKINGLGKPEIYLSAVLQKPVRV, from the exons ATGGGTTCAGTTTCACTCAAAATAGGAGATGGAACAGCCAGATTCAAGAGGGCAACTCTCTGTTCTTCAGCTTTAAACCTTATGATGCTCTTCTCTGTTCTTACCACAAATCTATTTGCTTTATACGCATTCACATCTTCTCCAAAAGACCAAAACCCCACACATTACCAATCTCACAAGAACATCACCATCATATCTGAACAAGTTTCCTTAATCCTAAGAGAGATCGATTCTTCCCAGAAACAGCTTGCCCAGATTGAGAAAGATCTAATCGGATACGAAACTGTTGATCTTTCCGAACCCAATATACCCAATGAACTCAAGCTTTTCCTTAACCGATATACTCTTCCTCTAGGGAAAGATTCAAGAACTGGGATTACTGAAATGGTGGCATCTGTTGGCCATTCTTGTCAGAAATCCATGGATTTTCTCTCCAATTTCATGAATTACAAAGTTAATGGTCTATGTCCTGACGATTGGAGCCTTGCCCAGAAACTGATTTTGAAAGGATGCGAACCTTTGCCAAGAAGGAGATGCTTTGCCAAATCTATACCTAAG GATCTTCACCCCCTTCCTATATCCTTTTGGAAAAACGTTAGTGATAAATCACTTAGCTGGAGTGGCCTAGGCTGCAAGAATCTTGAATGTGTTAACATCAAGAAATTGAGTAAAGATTGTGTTGGCTGTTTCGATTTATCAAACGGGATTGAAAATCAGAGATATATTAAACCTAGGGGCAAGAATGATTTCCCAATCGAAGATGTTTTATCTCTAAAAAACGGAGGGATCAGAACTGGTCTCGATCTAGGCGGAGGATCGGGTACTTTCGCTGCAAGAATGGCTGAGAAAAACGTAACTGTCGTGACTTCAACTCTCAATATCGACGCCCCTTTCAACGAATTCATTGCAGCTAGAGGACTGTTCCCTCTTTACTTGAGTTTGGATCATAGGTTTCCATTTTATGATAATGTATTTGATTTGGTTCATGTTGGAAGTGGTTTGGATGTTGGAGGAAGGCCGGAGAAGATGGAGTTTCTTATGTTTGATTTGGATCGGGTTTTAAGAGTTGGAGGATTGTTTTGGTTGGATAACTTTTATTGCGCGAATGAAGATAATAAGAGAGGATTAACGAGGTTGATTGAGCGATTTGGGTATAATAAATTGAAGTGGGTTGTGGGGGAGAAGATTAATGGTTTGGGTAAACCGGAGATTTATTTGTCGGCTGTTCTTCAGAAACCAGTAAGAGTATAA
- the LOC124927548 gene encoding uncharacterized protein LOC124927548, with translation MMEEALKESDGNFMVYIHPSKANQISKAILRQFSSLLFQFNQTFDGVLLSYDVIETDNQVAKILPGIHPYFCVNLRTKLLLFHPKPNMLLEGKVLKLSQQSIHVVVLGFLSAVITEEDISKDFRYRIKHDKEFFAKKSDKRHRIEVGTFVRFSVKSFDKEMLHISGSLASEETGNLCRLNTNSKEHSHSNRKTKKRKECEGQLEIPEKENDTDHRNKKSKR, from the exons ATGATGGAAGAAGCATTGAAAGAATCAGACGGCAACTTTATGGTTTACATTCATCCATCGAAGGCCAATCAAATATCTAAAGCCATTCTTCGCCAATTTAGTTCTTTGTTATTCCA ATTTAATCAGACTTTTGATGGTGTTCTATTGAGTTATGATGTTATTGAAACTGATAATCAAGTTGCAAAGATCCTTCCTGGCATTCATCCTTACTTTTGTGTGAATCTAAGAACAAAACTGTTACTTTTTCATCCTAAACCAAACATGCTTTTAG AGGGTAAAGTGTTGAAACTTAGTCAACAGTCCATTCATGTAGTTGTTCTTGGATTCTTATCTGCTGTTATAACAGAGGAGGACATTTCCAAAGATTTCAGATACAGAATT AAGCATGATAAGGAATTCTTTGCTAAGAAATCTGATAAGCGCCATAGGATTGAAGTTGGGACGTTTGTAAGGTTCTCAGTGAAAAG TTTCGACAAAGAGATGCTCCACATTTCTGGTTCTTTGGCTTCTGAAGAAACAGGCAATCTCTGTCGGTTGAATACAAATTCGAAAGAGCATTCACACTCAAATAG GAAGACTAAAAAGCGGAAAGAATGTGAGGGACAGTTGGAAATACCAGAGAAGGAAAATGACACAGATCATCGGAATAAGAAATCAAAGAGGTAG
- the LOC124924375 gene encoding auxin-induced protein 15A-like, whose product MSTWNKISFIVQLRRMVMLWRRTAARRRCLPPDIPVGHVPVRVGCTCRRFVVPARYLNHESFRKLLHKAEEEYGFANPGPLAIPCDEIVFEEILFRVARSELVTDRKQLRSLATLSELITQ is encoded by the coding sequence ATGTCAACATGGAACAAAATCAGTTTCATTGTCCAGCTCCGTCGGATGGTAATGTTATGGAGGAGGACAGCGGCGCGGCGACGCTGTCTCCCTCCCGACATTCCGGTTGGCCATGTGCCTGTCCGTGTTGGATGCACATGTCGCAGGTTTGTTGTTCCGGCTAGGTATCTTAACCATGAAAGCTTTCGAAAACTTCTTCATAAGGCGGAGGAAGAATACGGGTTCGCCAATCCCGGTCCGTTGGCGATCCCTTGCGATGAAATAGTGTTCGAGGAGATCCTTTTTCGGGTAGCTCGGTCTGAGCTCGTCACTGACCGTAAACAACTCCGGTCACTGGCAACCCTATCTGAGTTGATAACACAATAA